From one Gemmobacter sp. genomic stretch:
- a CDS encoding ATP-binding protein, whose amino-acid sequence MRRQVLARLAGVGLTVLAAVSASVVALGLARDVRDGIEALAIANSDSAQWTMAQLDVEMLAFQLEIRGLQAGTGSADQLRRRFDVLYGRIGLMGTSRLYAPLRGRGDFDSGATAARALLDWATPLIDGPDPALLAALPELADRADRLRPLLRNVTLSGQRAMAAESDLRRQEASATLTRVPVLTLVLFGVLAGLVVVLARLFGQARQRGAEQALTHGRLRAIVATSLDAILVVDARGRILDFNGAAEALFATSRLVALGQHVGGFVACGASDGTCPDGLPRAGSGLARVDGLRRDGGRFPAECSVGEAGSDDGLIRVCFLRDISDQLAAEQALVEARDRALAGERSNAEMLALMSHEIRTPLNGILGTLDLLQDTRLTARQRDYLRIVRNSGDLLLRHVNDVLDIARLDAGKMPVAHAPFDAAALLEDIAASQRPAAQRLGNRLAVAPGAPGMVLGDALKLRQVLLNLTGNAVKFTRDGEITLAARRAADDRVEFSVTDTGIGIASADLGRIFDDFVTLDSSYGRRTEGTGLGLPIARRMVRAMGGTIEVESDEGLGSRFRILLPLPAATDPVVAPLPGGGGGPAHVLAPPLPCKLDVLVVEDNEVNRFVVRQLLADDGHRVDEAVNGAEGVRLAAARAYDLILMDIGMPEMDGVAATRAIRAGAGASRATPIIALTANALPEDLARFEAAGMAATLVKPLSCGALRDVLAGVVPAPPDDAALPVMDAEQAAGLLEGLGRAGFDTLLGRFLDETGAGLEELASATERDDAAALADLAHRLAGSAAVFGAARLRAQLVVLEAAARAGEMAPLARGAAAALDDWPETRRAFGAI is encoded by the coding sequence ATGAGGCGCCAGGTGCTGGCCCGCCTGGCAGGGGTGGGACTGACGGTGCTGGCGGCCGTGTCGGCCTCTGTCGTGGCGCTGGGGCTGGCGCGCGACGTGCGCGACGGGATCGAGGCGCTGGCCATTGCCAACTCTGACAGCGCGCAATGGACCATGGCGCAGCTGGATGTGGAAATGCTGGCCTTCCAGCTGGAAATCCGCGGGTTGCAGGCCGGCACCGGCAGCGCCGACCAGCTGCGCCGGCGGTTCGACGTGCTGTATGGCCGGATCGGGCTGATGGGCACCAGCCGGCTTTACGCCCCCCTGCGCGGGCGCGGGGATTTCGACAGCGGCGCGACCGCCGCGCGCGCGCTGCTGGACTGGGCGACACCGCTGATCGACGGGCCGGACCCGGCGCTGCTGGCCGCGCTGCCCGAACTGGCCGACCGGGCCGACCGCCTGCGCCCGCTGCTGCGCAATGTCACGCTCAGCGGCCAGCGTGCCATGGCGGCCGAATCCGACCTGCGGCGGCAAGAGGCCAGCGCCACCCTGACCCGCGTTCCCGTGCTGACGCTGGTGCTGTTCGGGGTGCTGGCCGGGCTGGTCGTGGTGCTGGCGCGGCTGTTCGGGCAGGCGCGGCAGCGCGGCGCGGAACAGGCGCTGACGCATGGCCGGCTGCGCGCCATCGTCGCCACCTCGCTGGATGCGATCCTGGTGGTGGATGCCCGGGGCCGGATCCTGGATTTCAACGGTGCGGCCGAGGCGCTGTTCGCCACCAGCCGGCTGGTGGCGCTGGGGCAGCATGTCGGCGGCTTTGTCGCCTGCGGCGCATCGGACGGTACCTGCCCCGACGGCCTGCCGCGCGCCGGCAGCGGGCTGGCGCGGGTCGACGGCCTGCGCCGCGACGGCGGCCGCTTTCCCGCCGAATGTTCGGTGGGCGAGGCTGGCAGCGACGATGGCCTGATCCGCGTCTGCTTTCTGCGCGACATTTCCGACCAGCTGGCGGCCGAACAGGCGCTGGTCGAGGCGCGCGACCGCGCGCTGGCGGGCGAGCGGTCGAATGCCGAGATGCTGGCCCTGATGAGCCACGAGATCCGCACGCCGCTGAACGGCATCCTGGGCACGCTGGATCTGTTGCAGGATACCCGGCTGACCGCCCGGCAGCGCGATTACCTGCGCATCGTGCGCAATTCCGGCGACCTGTTGCTGCGCCATGTCAATGACGTGCTGGACATTGCCCGGCTGGACGCCGGCAAGATGCCGGTGGCCCATGCGCCGTTCGACGCGGCCGCCCTGCTGGAGGATATCGCCGCCAGCCAGCGCCCTGCGGCGCAGCGCCTGGGCAACCGGCTGGCGGTGGCGCCGGGCGCGCCGGGCATGGTGCTGGGCGATGCGCTGAAGCTGCGGCAGGTGCTGCTGAACCTGACCGGCAATGCGGTAAAGTTCACCCGCGATGGCGAGATCACCCTTGCCGCCCGCCGGGCCGCGGATGACCGGGTCGAATTCTCTGTCACCGACACCGGCATCGGCATTGCCTCGGCCGACCTTGGCCGGATCTTCGATGATTTCGTGACGCTTGACAGTTCTTACGGCCGGCGGACCGAAGGGACGGGGCTGGGCCTGCCGATTGCCCGGCGCATGGTGCGGGCGATGGGCGGCACGATCGAGGTGGAGAGCGACGAGGGGCTGGGCAGCCGGTTCCGCATCCTGCTGCCGCTGCCGGCGGCGACGGATCCGGTGGTGGCGCCCCTGCCGGGCGGCGGGGGCGGCCCGGCCCATGTGCTGGCCCCGCCGCTGCCGTGCAAGCTGGATGTTCTGGTGGTCGAGGACAACGAGGTCAACCGCTTTGTCGTGCGCCAGCTGCTGGCCGATGATGGCCACCGGGTGGACGAGGCGGTGAACGGCGCCGAAGGCGTGCGGCTGGCGGCGGCGCGGGCCTATGACCTGATCCTGATGGATATCGGCATGCCCGAGATGGATGGCGTCGCCGCGACCCGGGCGATCCGCGCCGGCGCAGGCGCCAGCCGGGCCACCCCGATCATCGCCCTGACCGCCAATGCCCTGCCCGAGGATCTGGCCCGGTTCGAGGCCGCCGGCATGGCCGCCACGCTGGTCAAGCCGCTGTCGTGCGGCGCGCTGCGCGATGTGCTGGCCGGGGTGGTGCCGGCCCCGCCGGACGATGCCGCGCTGCCGGTGATGGATGCCGAGCAGGCGGCCGGGCTGCTGGAGGGGCTGGGGCGCGCGGGCTTTGACACGCTGCTGGGGCGGTTCCTGGACGAAACCGGCGCAGGGCTGGAGGAACTGGCCAGCGCGACCGAGCGCGACGATGCCGCGGCC
- a CDS encoding molybdopterin-dependent oxidoreductase: MLRIANLAVIATLIAPAALRADAPPPLPSPQGPPVLTVTGTIAVTNAGDAAVFDLAMLQSLGSADLRTSTPWTEGVQQFSGLPLFRLTERLGITEGLLFAKAINDYNAEIPIKDAAPGRALIAWEMNGAPIPPRGQGPLWVIYPYDVSTEFQSEVIYSRSIWQLDRIEVLPDGAP; the protein is encoded by the coding sequence ATGCTGCGGATTGCCAACCTTGCCGTGATAGCCACGCTGATCGCCCCGGCGGCGCTCCGGGCGGATGCCCCGCCCCCGCTGCCCAGCCCGCAGGGGCCGCCGGTGCTGACCGTGACAGGCACCATCGCAGTGACGAATGCCGGCGATGCGGCGGTGTTCGACCTGGCGATGCTGCAATCGCTGGGCAGCGCCGATCTCCGCACCTCGACCCCCTGGACCGAAGGGGTGCAGCAGTTCAGCGGCCTGCCACTGTTTCGGCTGACGGAACGGCTGGGGATCACCGAAGGGTTGCTGTTCGCCAAGGCGATCAACGATTACAACGCCGAAATCCCGATCAAGGATGCGGCGCCCGGGCGGGCGCTGATCGCCTGGGAAATGAATGGCGCCCCCATTCCGCCGCGTGGCCAGGGGCCGCTGTGGGTGATCTACCCCTATGACGTTTCAACGGAATTCCAGAGCGAAGTCATTTATTCCCGCAGCATCTGGCAGCTGGACCGCATCGAGGTGCTGCCCGACGGGGCGCCATGA
- a CDS encoding DEAD/DEAH box helicase → MTETTLAAPLAAALAAKGYETLTPVQQAVLAEDLAGRDLLVSAQTGSGKTVAFGLAIAPELLSGDLAVAAAPRALVVAPTRELALQVRREFEWLYGPAGAQIASCVGGMDWRTERRALDRGAAIVVGTPGRLRDHIEKGSLDLSDLRAVVLDEADEMLDLGFQEDLEFILSAAPESRRTLMFSATVPKEIEALATGYQRDAARVQVKGEARQHGDIAYKAMSVLARDKENAIINLLLLQQARVAIVFAKTRASVTHLHARMANRGFKVVALSGELSQEERTRALQSLRDGRAQVCIATDVAARGIDLPGLDLVVHFDLPSNSETLLHRSGRTGRAGAKGTAVLVVAPSDARKAQRLLQGAKVEAEWVKPPTADEVQAADDGRMLASDLLHEAATEDEAPLVEAILGSASPEAAAVAFLRLWRAGRSAPEIVGDLPPVEPREARPPRDKAEFGPSVWYSLSVGHEGRAEARWLLPKICDGAGITRTDIGAIRVQQRETFVQIGEGAAPKLGASLELEPGLLATRMDSAPDLDRPSRPAAPRGGKPAYKPFDRPQGPSRKPYGDREDSGERRPYTPRPPRESGDGERSYTPRPVMAEHSGDRSASTERKPYVKRDYGDSKPYAKREDGDRKPWARPAGEDRKPFAKREDGDRKPWGKPAGDDRKPYAKREDGDRKPYVKREYGDSKPFAKREDGDRKPWGKPAGDDRKPFAKREDGDRKPYVKREDSRGGAFAKREDAPRKPYGKRDEDGAKPRSFAPKGADARPTRAPAAKPNFSDPSQSLRKPRSPGKPAPKGGFKPKR, encoded by the coding sequence ATGACCGAGACGACCCTGGCGGCCCCGCTGGCCGCTGCCCTTGCTGCCAAGGGCTACGAAACGCTTACCCCCGTGCAACAGGCCGTGCTGGCCGAGGATCTGGCAGGCCGCGACCTGCTGGTGTCGGCCCAGACGGGGTCCGGCAAGACGGTGGCCTTTGGCCTGGCCATTGCGCCGGAACTGCTGTCGGGCGATCTGGCCGTGGCGGCGGCGCCTCGTGCGCTGGTGGTGGCCCCCACGCGCGAACTGGCGTTGCAGGTGCGGCGCGAATTCGAATGGCTCTATGGCCCGGCCGGCGCCCAGATCGCCTCTTGCGTGGGCGGGATGGACTGGCGCACGGAACGCCGCGCGCTGGATCGCGGCGCCGCGATTGTCGTGGGCACCCCCGGCCGTCTGCGCGACCATATCGAAAAGGGCTCGCTCGATCTGTCCGACCTGCGCGCCGTCGTGCTGGACGAAGCCGACGAGATGCTGGACCTGGGTTTCCAGGAGGATCTGGAATTCATCCTGTCCGCCGCGCCGGAATCGCGCCGCACGCTGATGTTCTCGGCCACCGTGCCGAAGGAAATCGAGGCGCTGGCCACCGGGTATCAGCGCGACGCTGCCCGCGTGCAGGTCAAGGGCGAGGCGCGCCAGCATGGCGACATCGCCTACAAGGCCATGTCGGTTCTGGCCCGCGACAAGGAAAACGCCATCATCAACCTGCTGCTGCTGCAACAGGCGCGGGTGGCCATCGTGTTTGCGAAAACCCGCGCCTCGGTCACGCATCTGCATGCCCGCATGGCGAACCGCGGCTTCAAGGTGGTGGCGCTGTCGGGCGAGCTGAGCCAGGAGGAGCGCACCCGCGCGCTGCAATCGCTGCGCGACGGCCGGGCGCAGGTCTGCATCGCGACCGACGTGGCGGCGCGCGGCATCGACCTGCCGGGGCTGGATCTGGTGGTGCATTTCGACCTGCCGTCGAATTCCGAAACCCTTCTGCACCGTTCGGGCCGCACCGGCCGCGCCGGGGCCAAGGGCACGGCCGTTCTGGTCGTCGCCCCCTCGGACGCGCGCAAGGCGCAGCGCCTGCTGCAAGGTGCCAAGGTCGAGGCCGAATGGGTGAAACCCCCGACCGCCGACGAGGTGCAGGCCGCCGACGATGGCCGCATGCTGGCATCCGACCTGCTGCACGAGGCCGCGACCGAGGACGAGGCCCCGCTGGTCGAGGCGATCCTGGGATCGGCCAGCCCCGAGGCGGCCGCCGTCGCCTTCCTGCGCCTGTGGCGCGCCGGCCGGTCGGCCCCGGAAATCGTCGGCGACCTGCCGCCGGTCGAACCGCGCGAGGCACGGCCCCCGCGCGACAAGGCGGAATTCGGCCCCTCGGTCTGGTATTCGCTGTCGGTCGGCCATGAAGGCCGGGCCGAGGCGCGCTGGCTGCTGCCCAAGATCTGCGATGGCGCCGGGATCACCCGCACCGACATCGGCGCGATCCGCGTGCAACAGCGCGAGACCTTCGTGCAGATCGGCGAAGGCGCGGCCCCGAAACTGGGCGCCTCGCTGGAACTGGAACCGGGTCTGCTGGCCACCCGCATGGACAGCGCCCCCGACCTGGACCGCCCGTCGCGTCCTGCGGCGCCCCGCGGTGGCAAGCCGGCCTACAAACCCTTTGACCGCCCGCAAGGCCCGTCGCGCAAGCCCTATGGCGACCGTGAGGACAGCGGCGAGCGCCGCCCCTACACCCCGCGCCCCCCGCGCGAGTCCGGCGATGGCGAACGCAGCTATACCCCGCGCCCGGTGATGGCCGAACATTCCGGCGACCGCAGCGCCAGCACCGAACGCAAGCCCTATGTCAAGCGCGACTATGGCGACAGCAAGCCTTATGCGAAACGCGAAGACGGCGACCGCAAGCCTTGGGCCAGACCGGCCGGCGAAGATCGCAAGCCTTTCGCGAAACGCGAAGATGGGGATCGCAAGCCCTGGGGCAAACCGGCAGGCGACGATCGCAAGCCTTATGCAAAACGCGAAGACGGCGACCGCAAGCCCTATGTCAAGCGCGAGTATGGCGACAGCAAGCCTTTCGCAAAACGCGAAGATGGGGATCGGAAACCCTGGGGCAAACCGGCGGGCGACGATCGCAAGCCTTTCGCGAAACGCGAAGATGGCGACCGCAAGCCCTATGTAAAGCGGGAAGACAGCCGGGGTGGCGCGTTCGCGAAACGCGAAGATGCGCCGCGCAAGCCCTATGGCAAACGCGACGAGGACGGGGCCAAGCCGCGCAGCTTTGCCCCCAAGGGCGCCGATGCCCGCCCGACCCGGGCGCCGGCCGCCAAGCCGAACTTCTCGGACCCCAGCCAGTCGCTGCGCAAGCCGCGCAGCCCCGGCAAACCGGCACCGAAAGGCGGCTTCAAGCCCAAGCGCTGA
- a CDS encoding undecaprenyl-diphosphate phosphatase, with translation MTLLTLSLLAIVQGITEFLPISSSAHLILLHEWTGQTADALALDVAVHIGSVLAVILYLRAEVGRVLRGLGQLAGGDRTAPDARLALQLVLVTIPTLIMGAVLAATGLVDRLRDPVIIGVTMIVFGLWLWWAHRSQPEDRKMDDWNMRDVVRMGLWQAVALIPGVSRSGITMTTARLLRFERHAAARLSMLMSIPVTLATGGYLGLKVVTEGMSAAQWGQVGLAAALAFVSAWVALVLMMRFLDRVSFTPYVIYRVVLGVVLLAIAL, from the coding sequence ATGACGCTGCTTACGCTCAGCCTGCTGGCCATCGTGCAGGGCATAACCGAATTCCTGCCGATCTCGTCGTCGGCCCACCTGATCCTGCTGCATGAATGGACAGGGCAGACGGCCGATGCGCTGGCGCTGGATGTGGCGGTGCATATCGGGTCGGTGCTGGCCGTCATCCTGTATCTGCGGGCCGAGGTGGGGCGCGTGCTGCGCGGCCTGGGCCAGCTGGCCGGGGGCGACCGCACGGCGCCCGATGCGCGGCTGGCGCTGCAACTGGTGCTGGTCACCATTCCCACGCTGATCATGGGCGCGGTCCTGGCGGCCACCGGGCTGGTGGACCGGCTGCGCGATCCGGTGATCATTGGCGTGACGATGATCGTCTTCGGCCTCTGGCTGTGGTGGGCCCACCGCAGCCAGCCCGAGGACCGCAAGATGGACGACTGGAACATGCGCGATGTGGTGCGCATGGGCCTGTGGCAGGCGGTGGCGCTGATCCCCGGCGTGTCGCGGTCGGGCATCACCATGACCACGGCGCGGCTGCTGCGGTTCGAACGCCATGCGGCGGCGCGGCTGTCGATGCTGATGTCGATTCCCGTGACGCTGGCAACCGGCGGCTATCTGGGCCTCAAGGTGGTGACCGAGGGCATGAGTGCGGCGCAATGGGGCCAGGTCGGGCTGGCGGCGGCGCTGGCCTTTGTCTCGGCCTGGGTGGCGCTGGTGCTGATGATGCGGTTCCTGGACCGGGTCAGCTTTACGCCCTACGTGATCTATCGCGTGGTGCTGGGCGTCGTGCTGCTGGCAATCGCGCTGTAA
- a CDS encoding NAD(P)-dependent oxidoreductase, which yields MATEKMLRFVSLGKEMPEKRPADLRAQDFHEIYREFADAKAADQASRCSQCGVPYCQAHCPLQNNIPDWLRMTAMGRLEEAYEISQATNTFPEICGRICPQDRLCEGNCVIEQSGHGTVTIGAVEKYITDTAWENGWVKPIRPAMERGESVGIIGAGPGGLAAADVLRRAGVQVTVYDRYDRAGGLLTYGIPGFKLEKPVVMQRIAQLEDGGVTFVQNCAVGQDISFDAIRGQHDAVVIATGVYKVRAIEAPGSGAKGIVKALDYLTASNRKSFGDDVPEFDSGMLDARGKRVVVIGGGDTAMDCVRTAIRQGALSVKCLYRRDRANMPGSQRETQNAEEEGVEFVWLSAPKGFTGGTQVDGVMVQRMRLGAPDATGRQTPEIIEGADYVEPADLVVQALGFEPEDLPTLWGVPDLGVTRWGTVKADYQTHATNLPGVYAVGDIVRGASLVVWAIRDGREAGAAILGWLAQSAAVAAE from the coding sequence ATGGCTACGGAAAAGATGCTGCGTTTCGTTTCGCTGGGCAAGGAAATGCCTGAAAAGCGCCCGGCCGATCTGCGGGCGCAGGATTTCCACGAGATCTACCGCGAATTCGCCGATGCCAAGGCCGCCGATCAGGCCAGCCGGTGCAGCCAGTGCGGCGTGCCCTATTGCCAGGCGCATTGCCCGTTGCAGAACAACATTCCAGACTGGCTGCGCATGACCGCCATGGGCCGGCTGGAAGAAGCCTACGAGATCAGCCAGGCCACCAACACCTTCCCGGAAATCTGCGGCCGCATCTGCCCGCAGGACCGCCTGTGCGAAGGCAACTGCGTGATCGAACAATCCGGCCACGGCACGGTCACCATTGGCGCGGTGGAAAAATACATCACCGATACCGCCTGGGAAAACGGCTGGGTCAAGCCGATCCGCCCGGCGATGGAGCGTGGCGAATCCGTCGGCATCATCGGTGCTGGTCCTGGCGGGCTGGCCGCGGCCGATGTGCTGCGCCGCGCCGGCGTGCAGGTGACGGTCTATGACCGCTACGACCGCGCCGGCGGCCTGCTGACCTATGGCATCCCCGGATTCAAGCTGGAAAAGCCGGTGGTGATGCAGCGCATCGCGCAGCTGGAGGATGGCGGCGTCACCTTCGTGCAGAACTGCGCCGTGGGGCAGGATATCAGCTTTGATGCGATCCGCGGCCAGCATGATGCCGTGGTCATCGCGACCGGCGTCTACAAGGTGCGCGCGATCGAGGCGCCGGGCTCGGGCGCCAAGGGCATCGTCAAGGCGCTGGATTACCTGACCGCCTCGAACCGCAAGAGCTTTGGCGATGATGTGCCCGAGTTCGACAGCGGCATGCTGGATGCCAGGGGCAAGCGCGTGGTGGTGATCGGCGGTGGCGACACGGCGATGGACTGCGTGCGCACCGCGATCCGGCAAGGCGCGCTCAGCGTGAAGTGCCTCTATCGTCGTGACCGCGCCAACATGCCGGGCAGCCAGCGCGAAACCCAGAATGCCGAGGAGGAGGGCGTCGAATTCGTCTGGCTGTCGGCGCCCAAGGGCTTCACCGGCGGCACGCAGGTGGATGGCGTGATGGTGCAGCGCATGCGCCTGGGCGCCCCCGATGCCACCGGCCGCCAGACGCCCGAGATCATCGAAGGCGCCGATTACGTGGAACCCGCCGATCTGGTGGTGCAGGCGCTTGGGTTCGAACCCGAGGATCTGCCCACCCTGTGGGGCGTGCCGGACCTGGGCGTGACGCGCTGGGGTACGGTCAAGGCCGATTACCAGACCCATGCCACCAACCTGCCCGGCGTCTATGCGGTGGGCGACATCGTGCGCGGGGCCAGCCTGGTGGTCTGGGCAATCCGCGACGGGCGCGAGGCGGGGGCGGCGATCCTCGGCTGGCTGGCACAATCGGCGGCCGTGGCCGCAGAATAG